In Solimonas sp. K1W22B-7, the DNA window GAAGCCCGCGGTCAGCGGCGCCTGCTGCGTGACCTGCGCGCACAGCGCGTCGATGGTGAGGATGCGCAGGCGCTGCGGGTTGTCCTGCAGGCCCCAGCCGCGTTCCTGCGAACGCGCCAGCGCGGCGCGCGCCAGCTGCCAGGTCTCGCGGCGATGCGCGTCGGCCGGCGGCTCGCCGGACTGCGCCTGCTGCACGGCGGCGAAGACGCGGTGACGCATTTCGGCGGCGGCCTTGCGCGTGAAGGTGATCGCCACCACCTCCTCCGGCTCGTCGACGCCGGCCAGCAGCCGCAGCACGCGCTGCGTCAGCAGCTCGGTCTTGCCGGAGCCGGCGGGCGCCTGGACGATGAAGCTGGCGGCGGGGTCGAGCGCGCGTCGGCGCTGCGCCTGGTCGGCGATCTCGCTCACGCCTCGTCCTCCGCCACTTCCGCGACGCTCTCGCGCACACGGCACAGCGCGTGCAGGTCGCAGTCGCGGCAGGTCTGGCGCGGGTGCTTGGGCAGCACCGCCGCCCAGCCTTCGCGCACTTCGCCGGCAACCGTGTGCAGCTGGCCGCGCCAGCGGCCCAGCAGGGCCTCCCAGCCAGTGGCGTCGGCGGTCTGCCTGACCTGGTCCCAGGCGGCGATGCCCGGCGCGATCTCGCCCGCCGCGGCAATGCCTTCGAAGCCGGTGTCGCCCGCATACACGCGGCCGTAAGCCACGCCCAGCACGGCGCTGCCGGTGAGCGCGTAGATCAGCAGCTGCGGCTCCTCGGGACGCTCGTCGGTCCAGGGCAGCTTGCGGCGGGCGCCGGTCTTGTAGTCCAGCACCACCAGGCCGCCGCCATCCAGTTCGTCCACGCGGTCGCGCCGCAGCCGCAGGCGCAGGCCTTCGAACTCCACCTCGCCGTTGCCGCCTTCCTGCTGCTCCGGCGCACGGCCTTCCAGCTCGATCACGCGGAACGGCAGGCGCAGCTTCTCCTGCTCCAGCCAGGCCGCCAGCAGGCGCCGCAGGCGCAGATCCTCCAGCGTGCGCATGGCGGGCCGCAGGCGCTGCGGCGCCTCGCGCAGCAGGCGCGTCAGCGCGGCGTCCACGGCCTCGCCCACGCGCTGTTCCAGCTGCGCCGGCTGCAGCGCCAGCAAGCCCTGCTGGTCGCGCAACTCGCGCCACAGGGTTTCCAGGATTCGGTGCACCAGGTTGCCGCGATCCGCCGCGCTGATGCCGGGGCGCGGCACCTCCAGGCGGCGCGCGCCGAGGCGGTGCGTGGCGAAGCCGCGGAAGGGACACAGCGCCTGGTCGCCGAGCAGCCTCACGCCGCCCTGCACGCGGCCGTCCAGCGGCAACGGCGGCGCCTGCGCATCCAGCAGCGCTTCCAGCGGCGTGTCCTGCTGCGCCAGCCAGGACTGCGGCAGGGCCTGCACCGGCAGCGCCTCGGCGCCCTCCAGCCAGGGCGCCAGCAGCGGGCTCGGCGACAGCGGCCGGTCCTGCTCCTGGCGCGGCCAGGACAGCAGCACCTCCGGCGCCGCCGCCAGCCAGCGCGCGGTCAGGCGGCGGGCGTAGTCCAGCTCCTGTGCGGCGCAGGCATGCGGCAGGCCGCGCTCGCGCTGCAGGGCATAGGGAATGAAGGGATGCGGGCGCACCGCGGCCGGCCAGTGCTCGTCGTCGAAGCCGGTGATCCACAGCGCGTCGAACTCCAGGCCCTCGGCCTCCAGCGCGCCCATCACCTGCACGCTGCTGGCTGGCGACTGCGGCTGGAACAAGGTCTGCTCGGCGATCTCGCGCAGCTGCGCCACCGCCGCCGACCAGGGCACGCGCCCCAGAAACGGCTCCAGCCGGCCCATTTCCGCCAGGCACGCGCCCCAGGCCTGGTGCGCCTGGAACTCCTCGCTGTCCAGCGCGCGCGCGCCGGGCCAGCCGGCGGCCTGCAGCACCGCGCCGATGACGTCCACCCATTCGCCTGCCGTCGCGCGGCGCTGCGGCTGGCGCAGCGCCATCAGGGCGTCGCAGCGGTTGCGCAGCGCGTCCGAGCGCGCGTAGTGGCGCAGCGCCTCCAGGCTGACCTCGACGTGACCCTCCTGGCGCAGGCGCGCGTCGATCGCGGCACGGTGCAGGCGTTCGTCCTCGCCGCCGCCCCAGGCCGGCGAGCACAGCAGCGCGGTGGCGTCGGCATAGGGCAAGGGCTCGTGCAGCCAGCGCAGCAGGCGCAACGCGACCTGCGGCAGGGCCGTGGCCGACAGCGGCTCGCCCAGCGTCAGGTTGTAGGGCCGCGCCAGGCTGTGCGCGTCCACCGCGTCGGCCTGCGGGCAGAGTTGCTCGTCGAACAGGCGCTGCACGGCGGCGCGGCGGCTGCCGAGGTCGGGAACGATCACGCCGATGCGCTGCTGCGGTTGCTCGCGCAGGCGCGCAGCGGCCCATGCGGCGGCGGCGCGCAACTCCTGCTCGGCATCGGCGGCCTGCAGCAGTCGCGGCCGCGGTTCGCAGCCACCCGGTTCCAGTTCTTCCACCGTGCCGCCGGCCGCCTGCAGCGCCGTGACCAGACGCCGCAGCAGGGGCGTGGGCTCGTGGAAGCCGGCCAGCACGACACGGCGCGGCACCGGCACCTGGCCTTCGGCGATGGCGCGCAGCAGCGCCACGCGCCAGCCCTGGGCGTCGATGCGCCCCAGGGCCTGGCAGCGGCGGCGGTACTGCTGCGCCCAGTGATTGAAGCGCTCCACGTCCGGCGTGGTCGCCGGCAGGGGCAGCGGCAATTCGTACTCGTGGACCAGGTCCCAGGCCTCCGCGGCCAGCTGCGCGGCCTCGGCGGCGCGCAGCAGCGGCTGCTCCTGGCGCGTCTCGTCGATCGTCAGCCGCCACAGCAGGCGGCGCTGCTGCGGGCGCAGCAGCTGCGGCAGTGCCCTGCCCTGCTGGCGCAGGTCCAGGCGCACGGCTTCGGCAGCCGTCTGCAGGAAGGCATCCAGCGTCAGGATCTGCGGCGTCTCCCAGGCCAGCAGGCCCTGCGCCTGCGCGGCGCGGGCATGGGTCTCGAACAGGTGCTGCGCCAGGCGGCTGCTGACGCAGAGCAGCGCCGGCGCATCGGCCGGCGCCTGCAGCATGCGCGCCAACAGTTCCGCGGCGCCGGTACGCGGCAGGACATCCGCCGTGTCTGGACTGGCGCGGGTCATGGAAGGATCGGGCTGGGGCCCCGGATCAGGCGCGGCGCGCCTCGGTCATCGCGCGCTTCATCTCCGCGACCGCGGCCGCGAAACCGACGAACACCGCACGCGACACGATGCTGTGGCCGATGTTGAGTTCCTCGATCTCCGCGATGCGCGCGATCGGCGCCACGTTCTGCAGCGTCAGGCCGTGGCCGGCATGCACTTCCAGGCCAGCCTTCTTCGCATTGCGGGCAAAGGCGGCGATGCGCTCCAGCTCTGCCGCCTGCCTGCGACCCCTGGCATCGGCATAGCCGCCGGTGTGGATCTCGATGTGCGGCGCGCCGCTGGCGCGCGTGGCCTTGAGCTGCGCCGGGTCGGCGTCGATGAACAGCGCCACCTCGATGCCGGCCTTGGCCAGGCGCGCACAGGCCTGCTTCACGCTTTCGAGCTGGCCGGCCACGTCGAGACCGCCCTCGGTGGTCAGCTCCTCGCGCTTCTCCGGCACCAGGCAGACATACTTCGGCTTCAGGCGGCAGGCGAAGTCCAGCATGAAGGGCGTGATCGCCATCTCAAAATTCAGCGGCACCGGGCTGACCTGCAGCAGGCGCTCGATATCGTGGTCCTGGATGTGGCGGCGATCCTCGCGCAGGTGCATGGTGATGCTGTCGCCGCCGCTGCTGGCGGCGACCAGGCTGGCCTCGACCGGATCCGGGTAGGACGTGCCGCGCGCCTGGCGCAGCGTGGCGACGTGGTCGACGTTGATGCCGAGGCGGATCGAAGAAAGCTTGCGTGACATGGCGGCGGCCGGCGGCGGTGAAAGGCGAATCATACCCTTGCGCGCAGCTGCCGCAGCAGCTTGGCGGTCTCCAGTTCGCGTCCGCCAAGCTGGCGGCGCACCCGCTCGCGCATCAGGCGCCGCAGCTCCGTGCGCCACTCGCCCTCGCCCGCCGGCTGCTCGTCGCGCAGCGCCAGCAAGGCGCGACCGGAACAGGGTCCGCGAACGTCGGGCACGAAGCCCTCCGCCTCGCTGTAGCCATAGGACAGCGCGGGATCGATGTGCTCCGGAAAATCCAGGCCGTAGCCGATGTCGGCCAGCAGGCGCTTCTCGAACAGGCGCAGCGCGAACTCGGCCTCGGGGCCGGGAAGC includes these proteins:
- a CDS encoding PD-(D/E)XK nuclease family protein; translation: MTRASPDTADVLPRTGAAELLARMLQAPADAPALLCVSSRLAQHLFETHARAAQAQGLLAWETPQILTLDAFLQTAAEAVRLDLRQQGRALPQLLRPQQRRLLWRLTIDETRQEQPLLRAAEAAQLAAEAWDLVHEYELPLPLPATTPDVERFNHWAQQYRRRCQALGRIDAQGWRVALLRAIAEGQVPVPRRVVLAGFHEPTPLLRRLVTALQAAGGTVEELEPGGCEPRPRLLQAADAEQELRAAAAWAAARLREQPQQRIGVIVPDLGSRRAAVQRLFDEQLCPQADAVDAHSLARPYNLTLGEPLSATALPQVALRLLRWLHEPLPYADATALLCSPAWGGGEDERLHRAAIDARLRQEGHVEVSLEALRHYARSDALRNRCDALMALRQPQRRATAGEWVDVIGAVLQAAGWPGARALDSEEFQAHQAWGACLAEMGRLEPFLGRVPWSAAVAQLREIAEQTLFQPQSPASSVQVMGALEAEGLEFDALWITGFDDEHWPAAVRPHPFIPYALQRERGLPHACAAQELDYARRLTARWLAAAPEVLLSWPRQEQDRPLSPSPLLAPWLEGAEALPVQALPQSWLAQQDTPLEALLDAQAPPLPLDGRVQGGVRLLGDQALCPFRGFATHRLGARRLEVPRPGISAADRGNLVHRILETLWRELRDQQGLLALQPAQLEQRVGEAVDAALTRLLREAPQRLRPAMRTLEDLRLRRLLAAWLEQEKLRLPFRVIELEGRAPEQQEGGNGEVEFEGLRLRLRRDRVDELDGGGLVVLDYKTGARRKLPWTDERPEEPQLLIYALTGSAVLGVAYGRVYAGDTGFEGIAAAGEIAPGIAAWDQVRQTADATGWEALLGRWRGQLHTVAGEVREGWAAVLPKHPRQTCRDCDLHALCRVRESVAEVAEDEA
- the pdxJ gene encoding pyridoxine 5'-phosphate synthase encodes the protein MSRKLSSIRLGINVDHVATLRQARGTSYPDPVEASLVAASSGGDSITMHLREDRRHIQDHDIERLLQVSPVPLNFEMAITPFMLDFACRLKPKYVCLVPEKREELTTEGGLDVAGQLESVKQACARLAKAGIEVALFIDADPAQLKATRASGAPHIEIHTGGYADARGRRQAAELERIAAFARNAKKAGLEVHAGHGLTLQNVAPIARIAEIEELNIGHSIVSRAVFVGFAAAVAEMKRAMTEARRA